TCTTACCAAAGACAAAAGAATTGTCATTCATCATGATTCCGATACCAATCCTATCATTTGTCAAAATGCAAATGGTAATGAATTAAAAAAAATATCCCTTTATGAATTAACTTTGGCTGAATTACAATCTTACGATTGTGGTTCCAAAAAAAATCCAAATTTTCCAAAACAAATTCCTGTTCCTGGAACCAAACTTCTTTCCTTAGAAGAATTTTTTGAAAAAGTATTATTTGCGGAAAAAAAATCAAAAGAGGCTTTTGAATTCAATATCGAAACCAAATTTCCTGATGATGGTTCTGCACCAGATAATTTAGTAAAAGAACATACAGAAAAATTGATTCAAATCATTGAAAAGTATAAAGTAGTGGAACGTTCCACTATCCAGTCTTTTGATCTTCGTACCTTAACTTTTTCCAAAACAAAAAATGCAAAAATCAAAACTAGTGCATTGTTTGTTCCAACTTACTTCCAAGGTTTTTTAATGACGATTGGACTTGGGAATGGGTACAGAGAAACAATTCTGTCAGCTGCAAAAGACAAACAAGCCGATATTATTTCTCCATATTTTTTGTATGTCACACCTAAGTTTGTAAAAGAGTCGCACGAAAGAGGTATGTTTGTAATTCCTTGGACAGTGAATACAGAAAAAGAAATGAAACGACTTGTTTCATGCGGAGTGGATGGAATTATTTCTGATTATCCAGATTTATTGGATTCTGTTGTTCGCCCCAAACCTTAAATTCCCCAAACTACTGTACAGAGTGAAGAATAAAGAGAGAGGTAATTTGTTGCCTCTTTTTCGATTCGATAGATCTCTACAATCCCGGAAGTGTTAGCGGCAGAACCAATGCTTGCATTTCCGCTAGTAAAAAAGAATCCATATCGTTTCACGCAGGACTTTCCTTTTTTTAAAGGTAGTTTGGGTAGGTTCCGTTCTGATAAACCTAAGGAATAGGATGCATAGAGAAGGCCTGTAGGCCCAATTCCTTGTGGTTGTCCAAAATTAGCACAATTATTCATCCAAAGACTGAAGAAAATTGCGAGGATCGCAGCTATGAATTTTTTCCCTTTTGAATTGGAATTTATTTTCATTCGTTACCTGAAATCTCTACACAAAGGTTCGCATACATTCCCAAAAGGGCAAAGGTGGTCCAATTGGTTTCGGTTACATTTTGAATTTTAGATCTAGATTTCAAAAACTCTAAAGAAG
This genomic stretch from Leptospira meyeri harbors:
- a CDS encoding glycerophosphodiester phosphodiesterase translates to MSKNQKIRISLILMSMITFTLSNCASVEAPNRLRKTIDLQGHRGARGLKPENTWPAFEEAIKYKMVTLELDTVLTKDKRIVIHHDSDTNPIICQNANGNELKKISLYELTLAELQSYDCGSKKNPNFPKQIPVPGTKLLSLEEFFEKVLFAEKKSKEAFEFNIETKFPDDGSAPDNLVKEHTEKLIQIIEKYKVVERSTIQSFDLRTLTFSKTKNAKIKTSALFVPTYFQGFLMTIGLGNGYRETILSAAKDKQADIISPYFLYVTPKFVKESHERGMFVIPWTVNTEKEMKRLVSCGVDGIISDYPDLLDSVVRPKP
- a CDS encoding TRL domain-containing protein, coding for MKINSNSKGKKFIAAILAIFFSLWMNNCANFGQPQGIGPTGLLYASYSLGLSERNLPKLPLKKGKSCVKRYGFFFTSGNASIGSAANTSGIVEIYRIEKEATNYLSLYSSLCTVVWGI